In the Rhizophagus irregularis chromosome 10, complete sequence genome, one interval contains:
- a CDS encoding Ubiquitin-conjugating enzyme E2 4 yields MGEKNKMDYDIDHIELETTLKSIRKEKHDIDNDPTPLISAAPIGDGDDDLLHWEAAIIGPPNSPYSSGVFFLDIHFPIGYPLKPPTVIFKTKVYHPNINGDGCIGLDCLGPLWSPVLTISKLLLSICSLLTDPNPEITFDSEIAHIYKTDRSRYEDIAWEWTCKYASDYN; encoded by the exons ATGGGCGAAAAGAACAAAATGGATTACGATATTGACCATATTGAACTTGAGACGACTCTTAAGAGTATTCGTAAA GAAAAACATGATATAGATAATGATCCAACGCCGCTTATCAGTGCTGCTCCTATTGGGGATGGGGATGATGACCTTCTTCATTGGGAAGCTGCAATTATCGGTCCC CCTAACTCTCCGTATTCGAGTGGTGTATTTTTCCTTGATATTCATTTCCCCATAGGTTATCCATTGAAACCGCCAACg GTAATCTTTAAAACAAAAGTTTATCATCCAAATATCAACGGTGATGGATGTATAGGTCTAGACTGCCTAGGTCCTCTATGGTCACCAGTATTAACCATTTCAAAAT TGTTATTATCAATTTGTTCATTGTTGACTGATCCAAATCCAG aaattacgTTTGACTCCGAAATTGCTCACATATATAAAACTGATCGCTCTCGTTATGAAGATATTGCATGGGAATGGACATGCAAATACGCCagtgattataattaa